A genomic window from Triticum urartu cultivar G1812 chromosome 7, Tu2.1, whole genome shotgun sequence includes:
- the LOC125524008 gene encoding transcription factor HY5-like — translation MQDQTATTTSSPPSSSDRSSSSSKEGMDSDDDIGRVPEFGLYQGGPSTSGRGQAAAGASSELAQSAAAAQAISRRRGRSPADKEHRRLKRLLRNRVSAQQARERKKAYMGELEAKVKDLETRNSELEERLSTLQNENQMLRQILKNTTGNRRGPGGSGGAGGDS, via the exons ATGCAAGATCAGACGGCCACAACGACGAGCTCGCCGCCTTCCAGCAGCGACAGGTCGTCCAGCAGCTCCAAGGAAG GGATGGACAGCGACGACGACATAGGGAGGGTGCCGGAGTTCGGGCTGTACCAGGGAGGCCCGTCGACCTCGGGAAGGGGGCAGGCGGCGGCCGGGGCTTCGTCGGAGCTCGCGCAGTCGGCGGCCGCTGCGCAGGCCATTTCCCGCCGCCGCGGCCGTAGCCCGGCCGACAAGGAGCACCGGCGACTCAAAAG ATTGTTGAGGAACCGGGTGTCGGCGCAACAGGCACGGGAGAGGAAGAAGGCGTACATGGGCGAGCTGGAGGCGAAGGTGaaggacttggagacaagaaacTCAGAGCTCGAGGAGAGGCTCTCCACGCTGCAGAACGAGAACCAAATGCTTAGACAG ATACTGAAAAACACCACCGGTAACAGGAGAGGACCGGGTGGCAGTGGCGGTGCCGGCGGGGATAGCTAG
- the LOC125524007 gene encoding putative cellulose synthase A catalytic subunit 11 [UDP-forming]: MDEWSLHEAPPNTPERGLRASAARGGGDGRPPPEPLSSKAPVPSAQLSLYRAAVALRAALLALFLRYRVTHPVPDAYGLWLTAVACEAWLALSWLAAQLPKLSPATRATHLHRLDKDDCSGGGRRMAGVDVFVSAADASREPPLATANTVLSVLAADYPAGRLACYVSDDGADMLLFEALFETARLARRWVPFCRRHGVEPRAPEPYFARNVDYLRDKVAPSFVKERRAMKREYEEFKVRMNYLAAKTSKVPEEGWLMSDGTPWPGNNSRDHPAMIQVLLGHSADDRDAEGVELPRLFYVSREKKPGFQHHKKAGAMNALLRVSAVLTNGAYVLNLDYDHYVNNSGALREAMCFLMDPEAGNRTCFVQFPLRPAVSAADDQGGRWGSRERDSVFFDVKDRVHFTCPPSVPPIRFICSTDHANVHSVRQIDMKCLDGIQGPVYVGSGCCFNRKALYGFEPAAAEADDADDLETGRRRWCCFGGSERRKLRLRRNRSVVPLLDSADDDEETVGARRRRLLSYHAALQRHFGHSTLFIASAFKEKGPAAAAMAVAPTPLLKEAIHVVSCAYEERTRWGKEVGWIYGAGAGLATGFRMHARGWASAYCVPARPAFRSYAGASPSDMLAGASRRASAAMGILLSRHCPVWAGGGSMRPLQRLAYVNCVAYPLTSIPLTVYCALSAVCLLTGKFIFPDDVDDYDGFLLVLLLSSVIASVALELKWSGVSLRAWWRAEKLWVVIGTSAGLAAVFQGILRACTGIDVGFSTDTAAAPAVSGQPSEDDDEEEMMPDSMRSVLWTNLLVPPISVLLGNLAGVVVAVSYGMDHGHESWGPLGWKLVFAAWVVAHLQGFLRGLLSRRERAPTIAVLWSVLFVSILSLMWVNTQTYYGPSAPSATHQPIF; encoded by the exons ATGGACGAGTGGAGCCTCCACGAGGCGCCTCCGAACACCCCGGAGCGTGGCCTCCGCGCGAGCGCagcccgcggcggcggcgacggccggccgccgccggagccgctcAGCAGCAAGGCGCCCGTCCCGTCCGCGCAGCTCAGCCTGTACCGCGCGGCCGTCGCGCTCCGCGCCGCCCTCCTGGCGCTCTTCCTCCGGTACCGCGTCACCCACCCGGTGCCCGACGCCTACGGGCTGTGGCTCACGGCCGTCGCCTGCGAGGCCTGGCTCGCGCTCTCGTGGCTGGCCGCGCAGCTGCCCAAGCTCTCCCCGGCCACCCGCGCCACGCACCTCCACAGGCTCGACAAGGACGACTGCTCTGGCGGCGGGAGGCGGATGGCGGGCGTGGACGTGTTCGTGAGCGCGGCGGACGCGAGCAGGGAGCCGCCCCTGGCCACGGCCAACACGGTGCTGTCCGTGCTCGCGGCCGACTACCCCGCCGGCAGGCTCGCGTGCTACGTGTCAGACGACGGCGCCGACATGCTGCTCTTCGAGGCGCTCTTCGAGACGGCGCGGCTCGCGCGGAGGTGGGTCCCCTTCTGCCGCCGCCACGGGGTGGAGCCGCGGGCGCCCGAGCCCTACTTCGCGCGGAACGTCGACTACCTCCGGGACAAGGTCGCGCCGTCCTTCGTCAAGGAGCGCCGCGCCATGAAG AGGGAGTACGAGGAGTTCAAGGTGAGGATGAACTACCTCGCTGCCAAGACGAGCAAGGTGCCGGAGGAAGGATGGCTCATGTCCGACGGCACGCCGTGGCCCGGGAACAACTCGAGAGACCACCCCGCCATGATACAG GTCCTCCTGGGGCACTCCGCCGATGATCGCGACGCCGAGGGGGTGGAGCTCCCCCGGCTCTTCTACGTGTCGCGGGAGAAGAAGCCGGGCTTCCAGCACCACAAGAAAGCCGGCGCCATGAACGCATTG CTCCGGGTGTCTGCCGTGCTGACAAATGGCGCCTACGTGCTCAACCTGGACTACGACCACTACGTCAACAACAGCGGAGCCCTGAGGGAGGCCATGTGCTTCCTCATGGACCCGGAGGCTGGCAACAGGACGTGCTTCGTCCAGTTCCCTCTGCGGCCCGCCGTCTCGGCGGCCGACGACCAGGGAGGTCGGTGGGGGAGCCGCGAGCGCGACTCCGTCTTCTTCGATGTAAAGGATCGAGTTCACTTCACTTGCCCGCCATCTGTGCCGCCGATTCGGTTCATCTGCTCGACCGATCACGCTAACGTTCATTCGGTTCGTCAGATCGACATGAAATGCTTGGACGGCATTCAGGGCCCGGTCTACGTCGGCTCCGGGTGCTGCTTCAACCGGAAGGCGCTGTACGGGTTCGAGCCGGCGGCGGCTGAGGCCGACGACGCCGACGACCTGGAGACCGGCCGTCGGAGGTGGTGCTGTTTCGGGGGCAGCGAGAGGCGAAAGCTGAGGCTGAGGAGGAACAGGTCCGTCGTGCCCTTGCTGGACTCTGCAGACGACGATGAGGAAACAGtgggcgcgaggaggcggaggctGCTCTCGTACCACGCCGCGCTGCAGCGCCACTTCGGCCATTCCACATTGTTCATCGCCTCGGCGTTCAAAGAGAaagggccggcggcggcggccatggcaGTTGCACCCACTCCTCTCCTCAAGGAGGCCATCCACGTCGTCAGCTGCGCGTACGAGGAGCGGACGAGATGGGGCAAAGAG GTCGGATGGATTTACGGCGCCGGCGCCGGCCTGGCGACGGGATTCAGGATGCACGCGCGCGGGTGGGCGTCGGCGTACTGCGTGCCGGCGCGACCCGCGTTCAGGAGCTACGCGGGGGCCAGCCCCTCGGACATGCTCGCCGGCGCGTCGCGGCGGGCGTCGGCGGCCATGGGGATCCTGCTGAGCCGGCACTGCCCCGTCTGGGCCGGCGGCGGCAGCATGAGGCCCCTGCAGCGGCTGGCCTACGTGAACTGCGTCGCCTACCCGCTCACCTCCATCCCGCTCACCGTCTACTGCGCGCTCTCGGCCGTCTGCCTCCTCACCGGCAAGTTCATATTCCCCGACGACGTGGACGACTACGACGGGTTCCTGCTCGTCCTGCTGCTGTCCTCGGTGATCGCGTCCGTGGCACTCGAGCTGAAGTGGAGCGGCGTGTCGCTGCGGGCGTGGTGGCGAGCCGAGAAGCTCTGGGTGGTGATCGGCACATCGGCGGGCCTCGCCGCTGTCTTCCAGGGCATCCTCAGGGCGTGCACTGGCATCGACGTCGGCTTCTCGACGGAcacggcggcggcgccggcggtgTCCGGTCAGCCGTCcgaggacgatgacgaggaggagatGATGCCGGACTCGATGCGGTCGGTGCTGTGGACGAACCTGCTGGTGCCGCCGATCAGCGTGCTGCTGGGCAACCTCGCCGGCGTGGTGGTGGCAGTGTCGTACGGGATGGACCACGGGCACGAGTCCTGGGGCCCGCTAGGCTGGAAGCTGGTGTTCGCCGCGTGGGTGGTGGCGCATCTGCAGGGGTTCCTCAGGGGGCTCCTCTCGCGGCGGGAACGGGCGCCGACCATCGCCGTGCTCTGGTCGGTGCTCTTCGTCTCCATTCTGTCGCTGATGTGGGTGAACACGCAGACGTACTATGGGCCGTCGGCACCATCGGCCACGCACCAGCCCATCTTTTGA